From a region of the Actinomadura luzonensis genome:
- the nirD gene encoding nitrite reductase small subunit NirD, which produces MSATISEPLTTTAAWTAVCAYDDLLPERGVCALVDGRQVAVFRTFDGAVHALDNLDPFSGAYVLSRGIVGTRKGEPTVASPLHKQVFSLATGRCLDEQGVAVPVYAVRVSGGAVEVSLQG; this is translated from the coding sequence ATGAGCGCCACGATCAGCGAGCCGCTGACCACCACCGCCGCCTGGACGGCGGTGTGCGCCTACGACGACCTGCTGCCGGAGCGCGGCGTGTGCGCGCTCGTGGACGGCCGGCAGGTGGCGGTCTTCCGCACCTTCGACGGCGCGGTGCACGCGCTGGACAACCTGGACCCGTTCAGCGGCGCGTACGTGCTCTCGCGCGGCATCGTCGGCACCAGGAAGGGCGAGCCGACGGTGGCCTCGCCGCTGCACAAGCAGGTGTTCTCGCTGGCCACCGGCCGGTGCCTGGACGAGCAGGGCGTGGCCGTGCCGGTGTACGCGGTGCGGGTGTCGGGAGGGGCGGTGGAGGTGAGCCTCCAGGGGTGA
- a CDS encoding FadR/GntR family transcriptional regulator — translation MRNVARTSLVDAAIDELRREIARGTWPVGTKIPSESQLAQSLGMSRLSVREAVRVLAHAGLLHTRQGDGTYVTATDESRVALRRRLDTAAAMDIIDVRRGLDLVAARLAAGRRTDEDLAGLRETLARRDAAGRAGDLDGFADADVDFHVRVADAAHNALLADLYRGMSDALRDSVRDQQEAALVPDSSHEELLRAIEAGDPGRAVAISVAILDQQERDL, via the coding sequence ATGCGCAACGTCGCTCGGACCTCGCTCGTCGACGCCGCGATCGACGAGCTCCGCCGGGAGATCGCCCGCGGCACGTGGCCGGTCGGGACGAAGATCCCGTCGGAGAGCCAGCTCGCGCAGAGCCTCGGCATGAGCCGGCTCTCGGTGCGCGAGGCGGTGCGGGTGCTCGCGCACGCCGGGCTCCTGCACACGCGCCAGGGCGACGGCACGTACGTGACCGCGACCGACGAGTCCCGGGTCGCGCTGCGCCGCCGCCTCGACACGGCGGCCGCCATGGACATCATCGACGTGCGCCGCGGCCTCGACCTCGTCGCCGCCCGGCTGGCCGCCGGCCGCCGCACCGACGAGGACCTGGCCGGGCTGCGCGAGACCCTGGCCCGCAGGGACGCGGCCGGCCGGGCCGGCGACCTCGACGGCTTCGCCGACGCCGACGTCGACTTCCACGTCCGGGTGGCCGACGCCGCGCACAACGCGCTGCTCGCCGACCTCTACCGGGGCATGAGCGACGCGCTGCGCGACAGCGTCCGCGACCAGCAGGAGGCGGCGCTGGTGCCGGACAGCTCCCACGAGGAGCTGCTGCGCGCCATCGAGGCGGGCGACCCCGGGCGCGCGGTCGCGATCTCGGTCGCCATCCTCGACCAGCAGGAACGCGACCTCTGA
- a CDS encoding FAD-dependent oxidoreductase, which produces MNGVIVVGAGPAGLTAALSLARTGIPVTVLESGSEPQRQPRACTFHPATLDLLDELGVAARLVAGGRVVDRVQWRDRAGAVLAEMGMNRLDGLTRHPYRVHADQTALTSLLLTVLGVYPDVDVRFGARVDGVAEGGTGIRVRVGHTWTRARYLIAADGAQSTVRAELGLPLPRAGQLATALRVFTDSPLDRLMPGLAPLTYVRDVQQSCTLLGLPDHWRIIFKIPLDGHEPLSAANLSLLVRRTLPGLGGPVRVTGADRFALSRGVLPSYRCGRVLFVGDAAHLTSTVGGLNMNAGLHDAFEAAQVIAAVLGGHARPAALEAWAWRRRSVLMRRVLPPGETRPAGVREHDSARLAAAMDGLRAIAGDPDATRAYLAKASLLDAAPERLGAVRGKSVTF; this is translated from the coding sequence ATGAACGGCGTCATCGTGGTGGGAGCGGGGCCGGCGGGCCTGACCGCGGCGCTCTCGCTGGCCAGGACGGGGATCCCGGTCACCGTCCTGGAGAGCGGGAGCGAGCCGCAGCGGCAGCCGCGCGCCTGCACCTTCCACCCGGCCACGCTCGACCTGCTCGACGAGCTGGGCGTGGCGGCGCGGCTGGTCGCCGGCGGGCGCGTCGTGGACCGGGTCCAGTGGCGCGACCGGGCGGGCGCCGTGCTGGCCGAGATGGGCATGAACCGGCTGGACGGGCTCACCAGGCACCCGTACCGGGTGCACGCCGACCAGACCGCGCTCACCTCGCTGCTGCTGACCGTGCTCGGCGTCTACCCGGACGTGGACGTGCGCTTCGGCGCCCGCGTGGACGGCGTGGCCGAGGGCGGCACCGGCATCCGGGTCCGCGTCGGCCACACCTGGACGCGGGCCCGGTACCTGATCGCCGCCGACGGCGCGCAGAGCACGGTCCGGGCCGAGCTGGGGCTGCCGCTCCCCCGGGCGGGGCAGCTCGCGACGGCGCTGCGGGTCTTCACCGACTCGCCGCTGGACCGGCTCATGCCGGGCCTGGCGCCGCTGACGTACGTGCGCGACGTCCAGCAGTCGTGCACGCTGCTGGGGCTGCCCGACCACTGGCGGATCATCTTCAAGATCCCGCTGGACGGGCACGAGCCGCTGTCGGCGGCGAACCTGTCGCTGCTGGTCCGCCGGACGCTGCCGGGCCTCGGCGGGCCGGTCAGGGTGACCGGCGCGGACCGCTTCGCGCTGTCGCGGGGCGTGCTGCCCTCCTACCGGTGCGGGCGGGTGCTGTTCGTCGGCGACGCGGCGCACCTGACCTCGACGGTCGGCGGGCTCAACATGAACGCCGGCCTGCACGACGCCTTCGAGGCGGCCCAGGTGATCGCCGCCGTGCTCGGCGGCCACGCCCGGCCGGCCGCGCTGGAGGCGTGGGCGTGGCGGCGGCGCTCGGTGCTGATGCGGCGGGTGCTGCCACCCGGCGAGACGCGGCCGGCGGGCGTGCGCGAGCACGACAGCGCCCGGCTGGCCGCGGCCATGGACGGGCTGCGGGCGATCGCCGGCGACCCCGACGCGACCCGGGCCTACCTGGCCAAGGCCTCCCTGCTCGACGCCGCGCCGGAGCGGCTCGGCGCGGTGCGGGGCAAGAGCGTGACGTTCTGA
- a CDS encoding nuclear transport factor 2 family protein codes for MSKISHRRALLLAAVVPVLLVAGCAAGNDTQAMKGAASPSSPADMMSPDETGTDMESPTATDTDMGTSSPTGTAGNGQARSAVQGYFDALKSGNVNQVVGAFSDDAVVAMDGEATATGANAIRTLFQDQLKGSKDLSQATHTIEESRDLGGQYSVVRSRSKQGNSTYRELFLLAQEAGQWKITQFMNNKAS; via the coding sequence ATGAGCAAGATTTCTCACCGCAGGGCACTCCTGCTGGCCGCGGTCGTTCCCGTTCTGCTCGTGGCGGGCTGCGCCGCGGGGAACGACACCCAGGCCATGAAGGGCGCGGCGAGCCCGTCCTCGCCCGCCGACATGATGTCGCCGGATGAGACCGGCACCGACATGGAGTCGCCCACCGCGACCGACACGGACATGGGCACCTCCTCCCCGACCGGCACCGCCGGCAACGGGCAGGCACGCTCGGCAGTCCAGGGCTACTTCGACGCCCTGAAGTCGGGCAACGTGAACCAGGTCGTCGGCGCGTTCTCCGACGACGCGGTCGTGGCCATGGACGGGGAGGCCACGGCGACGGGCGCGAACGCGATCCGCACGCTCTTCCAGGACCAGCTCAAGGGCTCCAAGGACCTCTCGCAGGCCACCCACACGATCGAGGAGTCGCGCGACCTCGGCGGCCAGTACTCAGTCGTCCGCTCGCGCAGCAAGCAGGGCAACTCCACCTACCGCGAGCTGTTCCTGCTGGCGCAGGAGGCCGGCCAGTGGAAGATCACCCAGTTCATGAACAACAAGGCGTCCTGA
- a CDS encoding maleate cis-trans isomerase family protein — MRTRSVVSRGRVGVIVAPANPSAEPELTRLLGSRADMHVARLPVRRGLPLAERLESYNDDLPLMVFAFDGLPLNAMVVACSEPRYLLGPDEDREQCARLGALAGTPFASATLATREALEHVGVSDIVLVSPYQPWLTELAERFWKTAGLTVTQTVQVRAKSGFSSYAVTPSELISQVELADVPGDAVLLFTGTGLPTLPVLGPLSTGNERLLLTSNLCTAWWALSQATGQHVTLSRVPHHSPVPRSPVPAQGRRPA, encoded by the coding sequence ATGCGCACCCGTTCGGTGGTGAGCCGCGGCCGGGTCGGCGTGATCGTCGCACCCGCCAACCCGTCGGCGGAGCCGGAGCTGACCCGCCTGCTCGGGTCGCGGGCCGACATGCACGTCGCCCGCCTCCCGGTCCGGCGCGGGCTGCCCCTGGCCGAGCGCCTGGAGAGCTACAACGACGACCTGCCCCTCATGGTCTTCGCCTTCGACGGCCTGCCGCTCAACGCCATGGTCGTGGCCTGCAGCGAGCCCCGCTACCTGCTCGGCCCCGACGAGGACCGCGAGCAGTGCGCCCGGCTGGGCGCGCTGGCCGGGACGCCGTTCGCCTCGGCGACCCTGGCCACGCGGGAGGCGCTGGAGCACGTCGGGGTGAGCGACATCGTGCTCGTCTCGCCGTACCAGCCGTGGCTGACGGAGCTGGCCGAGCGCTTCTGGAAGACCGCGGGGCTGACCGTCACCCAGACCGTGCAGGTCCGCGCCAAGAGCGGCTTCTCGTCGTACGCGGTCACCCCGTCGGAGCTGATCAGCCAGGTCGAGCTGGCGGACGTGCCCGGCGACGCGGTGCTGCTGTTCACCGGCACCGGCCTGCCCACGCTGCCCGTGCTCGGCCCGCTGAGCACCGGCAACGAGCGCCTGCTGCTCACCTCGAACCTCTGCACCGCCTGGTGGGCGCTGTCGCAGGCCACCGGCCAGCACGTGACGCTCAGCCGGGTGCCCCACCACAGTCCCGTCCCGCGCAGCCCCGTACCGGCGCAGGGGAGGCGCCCGGCATGA
- a CDS encoding Xaa-Pro dipeptidyl-peptidase, translating into MSPLRPALAAVVLTLATATATAPPAHAATPAVTVEDGRTQPVFSYADAVREHVYVESTVDSDLDGALDKVRVDIIRPKESGPGLKVPVIIDESPYYDNSGRGNEAERKVYDAAGNVTKFPLFYDNYFVPRGYAVLNVDMLGTTRSDGCPDIGGKADVLGGKAVIDWLNGRARATRADGGPAVADWTTGKAAMIGKSYDGTLANAVAATGVDGLKTIVPISAISSWYKYQRSNGVIYNYDYASWLANYVDTDPEAKCQAVRDRMDAEDGDDTGNYNAFWAERDYLKGLLGDASKVRASVFAVHTVNDLNVKPDNFSTWWKALAERGVPRKIWVGQTQHVDPFDFEGRRGLWVDTLHRWFDYWLHGVRNGILQEPRADVEVGPAQWISQRDWPAPFAIKASLRPAADGSLGLRPAAKDSTATFTDVALSENDMVADVGTANPGRVAFTTGELPLDLRLSGTPTADLRVKLDKPTANLTALLVDFGESARVDWRRGQGITTLTEEDCWGESTAADDGCYRKVVTNVATRPLEVVARGWIDVQNRDSLSEAAPLPAGTYGKVKWLTLPQDYTFRKGHRIGLVIAGTDATYSEESGTGATVTVDLAKSSVVVPFVLGTPLTDMPQDKARFHGPDRVELPQPEAKFQFF; encoded by the coding sequence GTGTCACCCTTACGCCCGGCCCTGGCCGCCGTCGTCCTCACCCTGGCGACCGCGACGGCCACCGCACCCCCCGCTCACGCCGCCACCCCGGCCGTCACCGTCGAGGACGGCCGCACCCAGCCGGTCTTCTCCTACGCCGACGCCGTCCGCGAGCACGTGTACGTCGAGTCCACGGTCGACAGCGACCTCGACGGCGCCCTCGACAAGGTCCGCGTCGACATCATCCGCCCCAAGGAGTCCGGCCCGGGCCTCAAGGTGCCGGTGATCATCGACGAGAGCCCCTACTACGACAACTCCGGCCGCGGCAACGAGGCCGAGCGCAAGGTCTACGACGCGGCGGGCAACGTCACCAAGTTCCCGCTCTTCTACGACAACTACTTCGTCCCGCGCGGCTACGCCGTCCTCAACGTGGACATGCTCGGCACCACCAGGTCCGACGGCTGCCCCGACATCGGCGGCAAGGCCGACGTGCTGGGCGGCAAGGCCGTCATCGACTGGCTGAACGGCCGCGCCAGGGCGACCAGGGCCGACGGCGGCCCCGCCGTGGCCGACTGGACCACCGGCAAGGCCGCCATGATCGGCAAGTCGTACGACGGCACCCTGGCCAACGCCGTCGCCGCCACCGGCGTGGACGGGCTGAAGACGATCGTGCCGATCTCGGCCATCAGCTCCTGGTACAAGTACCAGCGCTCGAACGGCGTGATCTACAACTACGACTACGCCTCCTGGCTGGCCAACTACGTCGACACCGACCCCGAGGCCAAGTGCCAGGCGGTCCGCGACCGGATGGACGCCGAGGACGGCGACGACACCGGGAACTACAACGCCTTCTGGGCCGAGCGCGACTACCTCAAGGGCCTGCTCGGCGACGCCTCCAAGGTCAGGGCCAGCGTCTTCGCGGTGCACACGGTCAACGACCTCAACGTCAAGCCCGACAACTTCTCCACCTGGTGGAAGGCCCTGGCCGAGCGGGGCGTGCCGCGCAAGATCTGGGTCGGCCAGACCCAGCACGTGGACCCGTTCGACTTCGAGGGCCGGCGCGGCCTGTGGGTGGACACCCTGCACCGCTGGTTCGACTACTGGCTGCACGGTGTGCGCAACGGCATCCTCCAGGAGCCCCGCGCGGACGTGGAGGTCGGCCCCGCGCAGTGGATCAGCCAGCGCGACTGGCCGGCGCCGTTCGCGATCAAGGCGTCGCTGCGGCCCGCCGCCGACGGCTCGCTGGGCCTGCGCCCGGCCGCCAAGGACAGCACCGCGACCTTCACCGACGTGGCGCTGAGCGAGAACGACATGGTCGCCGACGTCGGCACCGCCAACCCCGGCCGGGTGGCGTTCACCACCGGCGAGCTGCCGCTGGACCTGCGCCTGTCCGGCACGCCCACCGCCGACCTGCGGGTCAAGCTGGACAAGCCCACCGCCAACCTGACCGCGCTGCTCGTCGACTTCGGCGAGAGCGCCCGCGTCGACTGGCGGCGCGGCCAGGGCATCACCACGCTCACCGAGGAGGACTGCTGGGGCGAGAGCACCGCGGCCGACGACGGCTGCTACCGGAAGGTCGTCACGAACGTCGCCACCCGCCCGCTGGAGGTCGTCGCCCGCGGCTGGATCGACGTGCAGAACCGCGACTCGCTCAGCGAGGCCGCGCCGCTGCCCGCAGGCACGTACGGCAAGGTCAAGTGGCTGACGCTGCCGCAGGACTACACCTTCAGGAAGGGCCACAGGATCGGCCTGGTGATCGCCGGCACCGACGCCACCTACAGCGAGGAGAGCGGCACCGGCGCCACCGTCACGGTCGACCTGGCGAAGAGCAGCGTCGTCGTGCCGTTCGTGCTCGGGACGCCGCTGACGGACATGCCGCAGGACAAGGCCAGGTTCCACGGCCCGGACCGGGTCGAGCTGCCGCAGCCTGAGGCGAAGTTCCAGTTCTTCTAG
- a CDS encoding helix-turn-helix domain-containing protein has translation MANFAERLDLALTKRGFTGAQVASALTEAGIPITRAYVSQLRTGKQTNPTLQVLRALAACLQVSVGWLVGDDHLESGAVEDLQLRAATLGLSASGLSEASLAVLRSVVEMARKAEGLPEEPEPADGIPEAAAPLSGPQRRALGRRLHGLRLAAELSVEQVETAIGRGAAAIPAIEEGRIAPPPITVERLLTLFGVASPPVREYVLSLARGEREAAWYDAHSIPVWLATTYALERRATLIRTFHPQFVPPLLQTEEYARAAITVMGPATLGQPTVEEALALVMARQEALSRDSGIVLWAILDESVLMRSIVGRHVQLRQLEMLMDHAKRPNVSLHVVPMDDPAYVPRTGPFTLWRFAEAFEPDIACAHGVESDELVTDTGAVEAYHQAFTKLSVTTTTREETVELLSSHCERLSRALGK, from the coding sequence GTGGCGAACTTCGCCGAGCGGCTCGATCTCGCGCTGACCAAGCGCGGATTCACCGGCGCGCAGGTCGCCTCCGCCCTGACGGAGGCGGGCATCCCCATCACCCGCGCCTACGTCAGCCAGCTCCGTACGGGCAAGCAGACCAACCCGACGCTCCAGGTGCTGCGGGCGCTGGCCGCCTGCCTCCAGGTGAGCGTCGGCTGGCTGGTCGGCGACGACCACCTGGAGTCGGGCGCGGTCGAGGACCTCCAGCTCCGCGCCGCCACGCTCGGCCTGTCGGCCTCCGGCCTGTCCGAGGCGTCGCTCGCCGTGCTGCGCAGCGTGGTCGAGATGGCCCGCAAGGCCGAGGGCCTGCCCGAGGAGCCCGAGCCCGCCGACGGCATCCCCGAGGCCGCCGCCCCGCTGAGCGGGCCGCAGCGCCGCGCGCTCGGCCGCCGCCTGCACGGCCTGCGCCTGGCCGCCGAGCTGTCGGTCGAGCAGGTCGAGACCGCGATCGGCAGGGGCGCGGCCGCGATCCCCGCCATCGAGGAGGGCCGCATCGCCCCTCCGCCGATCACCGTGGAGCGCCTGCTCACCCTCTTCGGCGTCGCCTCGCCGCCCGTCCGCGAGTACGTCCTGTCGCTGGCCCGCGGCGAACGCGAGGCCGCCTGGTACGACGCCCACTCCATCCCGGTCTGGCTGGCCACCACCTACGCGCTGGAGCGGCGGGCGACGCTGATCCGCACCTTCCACCCGCAGTTCGTGCCGCCGTTGCTGCAGACCGAGGAGTACGCCCGCGCCGCGATCACCGTGATGGGCCCGGCCACGCTCGGCCAGCCCACGGTCGAGGAGGCGCTGGCCCTGGTCATGGCCCGGCAGGAGGCGCTGAGCCGCGACAGCGGCATCGTGTTGTGGGCGATCCTCGACGAGAGCGTGCTCATGCGCTCGATCGTCGGCCGGCACGTCCAGCTCCGCCAGCTCGAGATGCTGATGGACCACGCCAAGCGGCCCAACGTCTCGCTGCACGTGGTGCCGATGGACGACCCCGCGTACGTGCCGCGCACCGGCCCCTTCACGCTGTGGCGCTTCGCCGAGGCGTTCGAGCCCGACATCGCCTGCGCGCACGGCGTCGAGAGCGACGAGCTGGTCACCGACACCGGCGCGGTGGAGGCCTATCACCAGGCGTTCACGAAGCTGTCGGTGACGACGACCACCCGCGAGGAGACCGTCGAGCTGCTCAGCTCGCACTGCGAGCGGCTCTCGCGCGCGCTCGGTAAGTGA
- a CDS encoding metal-sensitive transcriptional regulator, with amino-acid sequence MAGYTDNKQDHLRRLRRIEGQARGLQRMVEDDKYCIDILTQVSATTSALQSFALSLLEEHLAHCVAEATRKGGAEAEAKVKEAADAIARLVRS; translated from the coding sequence ATGGCCGGCTACACCGACAACAAGCAGGACCACCTGCGACGGCTGCGCCGCATCGAGGGGCAGGCGCGAGGGCTCCAGCGCATGGTCGAGGACGACAAGTACTGCATCGACATCCTCACGCAGGTGTCGGCCACGACCAGCGCGCTGCAGTCGTTCGCGCTGTCCCTGCTGGAGGAGCACCTGGCGCACTGCGTGGCCGAGGCCACCCGCAAGGGCGGGGCCGAGGCGGAGGCCAAGGTGAAGGAGGCCGCCGACGCGATCGCCCGCCTCGTGCGATCGTGA
- a CDS encoding ADP-ribosylglycohydrolase family protein codes for MDVRDRVRGCLLGGAIGDALGAPVEFHSLRDIRRDHGPAGLTGYVPTWRGTSGLVTDDTQMTLFTVEGLLRAAHGNRSPDDAAGGAPGGSPDGDVLRCVREAYLRWLDTQDHHEPPPADRPHRTGRLREEGWLYSRRAPGTTCLSGLHRPFPGPSPLGEPGPVNPGSKGCGTVMRSAPFGLARRAPREAFELAAACAQITHGHPTGYLAAGAFAAIIAYLMAGEALEPAVHGALGLLAGYPSHEETTAALRAALAAAAAGPHSPERVETLGGAWVAEEALAIGVYCALAEPSVERALLLSVNHSGDSDSTGSVCGNLLGTMHGADALPEAWLTPLEGRRTIERLAAELS; via the coding sequence ATGGATGTTCGGGATCGGGTCCGCGGCTGCCTCCTCGGCGGCGCGATCGGGGACGCCCTCGGGGCGCCCGTCGAGTTCCATTCGCTTCGGGACATCCGGCGCGACCACGGGCCCGCGGGCCTCACCGGATACGTCCCCACCTGGCGGGGCACCAGCGGCCTCGTCACCGACGACACCCAGATGACGCTGTTCACCGTCGAGGGCCTGCTCCGCGCCGCCCACGGTAACCGCTCACCGGACGACGCGGCAGGCGGCGCGCCGGGCGGCTCCCCGGACGGGGACGTACTGAGGTGCGTGCGCGAGGCGTACCTGCGCTGGCTCGACACCCAGGACCACCACGAGCCGCCGCCCGCCGACCGCCCCCACCGCACCGGGCGGCTGCGCGAGGAGGGCTGGCTCTACTCCCGGCGCGCCCCGGGCACCACCTGCCTGTCCGGCCTGCACCGGCCCTTCCCCGGCCCGTCGCCCCTCGGCGAGCCCGGGCCGGTCAATCCCGGCTCGAAGGGCTGCGGCACCGTCATGCGCTCGGCCCCGTTCGGGCTGGCGCGGCGCGCGCCGCGGGAGGCGTTCGAGCTGGCCGCCGCCTGCGCGCAGATCACCCACGGGCATCCCACCGGCTACCTGGCGGCGGGGGCGTTCGCGGCGATCATCGCGTACCTGATGGCGGGCGAGGCCCTGGAGCCGGCCGTGCACGGCGCGCTCGGCCTGCTGGCCGGCTACCCGTCCCACGAGGAGACCACGGCGGCGCTCCGCGCGGCGCTCGCCGCGGCCGCGGCCGGGCCGCACTCCCCCGAGCGCGTCGAGACGCTGGGCGGGGCCTGGGTCGCCGAGGAGGCGCTGGCCATCGGCGTCTACTGCGCCCTCGCCGAGCCCTCCGTCGAACGCGCGCTGCTGCTGTCGGTCAACCACTCGGGCGACAGCGACTCGACCGGCTCGGTCTGCGGCAACCTGCTCGGCACGATGCACGGCGCCGACGCACTGCCCGAGGCCTGGCTCACGCCGCTGGAGGGCCGCAGGACCATCGAACGGCTGGCCGCCGAGCTGAGCTGA
- a CDS encoding class I SAM-dependent methyltransferase produces the protein MQDLSRFQHPRFARMYERMSVEAEPHATGPLRRRMLAGLAGRVVEVGAGNGLNFAHYPAEVREVVAIEPDDVLRAGAERAAGATRVPVRVVAGHAGELPAEDGGYDAVVLSMVLCSVPDQRAALAEVRRVLRPGGEVRFLEHVRSANPATGLLQDLLTPVWRLAAGGCRPNRNTERALRDSGLLVEECERFPFKPLPSSPTLTHILGRARNPAA, from the coding sequence ATGCAGGATCTGTCGCGGTTCCAGCATCCGCGCTTCGCCCGCATGTACGAGCGGATGAGCGTCGAGGCCGAGCCCCACGCCACCGGCCCGCTGCGTCGTCGGATGCTGGCCGGCCTCGCGGGCCGGGTCGTCGAGGTCGGCGCGGGCAACGGGCTCAACTTCGCGCACTACCCGGCCGAGGTGCGCGAGGTCGTCGCGATCGAGCCGGACGACGTGCTGCGGGCCGGCGCCGAACGCGCGGCGGGCGCCACCCGGGTGCCCGTGCGGGTGGTGGCCGGCCACGCCGGGGAGCTGCCGGCCGAGGACGGCGGGTACGACGCGGTCGTGCTGTCGATGGTGCTGTGCTCGGTGCCCGACCAGCGGGCCGCGCTCGCCGAGGTGCGTCGGGTCCTGCGGCCCGGCGGCGAGGTGCGCTTCCTCGAACACGTGCGCTCCGCCAACCCCGCGACCGGCCTGCTCCAGGACCTCCTCACGCCCGTGTGGCGGCTCGCGGCCGGCGGCTGCCGGCCCAACAGGAACACCGAGCGCGCGCTGCGCGACAGCGGCCTGCTCGTCGAGGAGTGCGAGCGCTTCCCCTTCAAACCGCTGCCGTCCTCCCCGACATTGACCCACATTCTCGGCCGGGCGCGAAACCCGGCGGCGTGA